Below is a genomic region from Catenuloplanes atrovinosus.
ACCCGGCGAGGGTACGCAGCGCCTCGCAGTCGGCCGCGGTCAGCCGCCCGGCCTCGGTCGTCTCGGCCAGCAGGCCGGCGATCGGCACCACCTCGGAGACCACCCGGCGCAGCACGCCGGCCTGGTCGGAGGCGAGCGGCCCGGCGACCGGCCACGGGTCCGCGCCGCCGGCGACCAGCTTGTCGACCTTGTTGAACAGGCCGATCGAGTTGATCGGGTTGCCGGACAGCCGCGCGGACACGGACTGGAACGTCGACAGCGCCGCTATGTCGTCCGCGCGCACGGCCTGGGTGAACACGTACAGCACGGCCTCGGCGCCGGACACCGCCGCGACCGAGTCGTCGTCGAGGTCGTCGTCGAGCGGCGCGTTCGGCCCGGCCGTCACCTGATCGGGTGTCAGGTACGCCTCGGACGCCGCGGAGATCGACTGGTTGGTGGAGGACAGACCGGGGGTGTCGACCACGGTCAGGTCGCGCAGCCGGTCGCTGGTCAGCGTCACGTCCACGAACGCGATCTCCTCGCGCGGCACGCCGAGCTGCATCGGGATCATGCCCGACTCCTCCAGCGGCCGGGACACCCGCGAGCCGTCACGGCGGACCACGTCGAGGCGGTCGGCGGTGCCGTACCGGAACTGGGTGACCACGCGCGTGCACTCGCCCACCGCGGTCGGCGCGACCCGGCGGCCGACGAGCGCGTTCACCAACGTCGACTTGCCGGCCTTGAGCCGGCCGGCGACCGCGACCCGCAGCGCCTCGTCCAGCCGGCGGCGGACCGCGAGCACCTGCTGCGCGCTCACCGGTGACAGGCGTGGACCCACCTCGTCACAGAGCGCGGCGACCCGGTTGGTCAGGGGACCTTGCACCACGATTGGTCAGCCGCCCGTCTTCTCAGCCACAATGGCAATGTTGCGGCGGTCGTCCCTCACCATCGCTTGGTCGATCCCTCCCGGCAGAGCGGTGGAGAGCGTCTGTGACACCCTCTAGTTGCGTGGCCCAAGACTATTAGGCCCTACGGTACGAATATCCTGCCGGCGCAGGATCCCATGTTCGTGCCACCGTGCAACCGGCAGCATGGGCGGTGGCAGCGAGCTGGTGGGGGAGGACCCTTGC
It encodes:
- a CDS encoding dynamin family protein, with the translated sequence MVQGPLTNRVAALCDEVGPRLSPVSAQQVLAVRRRLDEALRVAVAGRLKAGKSTLVNALVGRRVAPTAVGECTRVVTQFRYGTADRLDVVRRDGSRVSRPLEESGMIPMQLGVPREEIAFVDVTLTSDRLRDLTVVDTPGLSSTNQSISAASEAYLTPDQVTAGPNAPLDDDLDDDSVAAVSGAEAVLYVFTQAVRADDIAALSTFQSVSARLSGNPINSIGLFNKVDKLVAGGADPWPVAGPLASDQAGVLRRVVSEVVPIAGLLAETTEAGRLTAADCEALRTLAGLSQTERMVLMASVDLFINRACPVSKAQRERLLSLLDLYGIGFALAQFAAKPDLGSGELVRLLLQASGFARLRNTLDQAFRWRTDAIKAAWALSSLERLAGHAGAQQDREVLRDAIERVLQQPEYHRLRLLEAAQSVTSGAVALPEQMERELTRLALTTDAAWILEMPQAHVEQLAQAALAAANRWRVFAVAGASPAQARVAQVAHRGFFLLAQQIRGQNSAHPVSGAAPGQPWQHQPPPQTPPPGYGRAPGPYTPGYPGPPHHLPPGPPHQYPRDHGGYR